The Methanobrevibacter sp. nucleotide sequence AAACTGTCCTGTAGCAATTCCTACAAATGAAATTATCGAGAACATGAGAAAATTGTCCACCGAAGTGGGATTCTATCCTAAGGCCCACGGCAAAATCAAGGACAATGTATCCAAAAATGATTCTCCTTACTGATTTTTTTCACTTTTTTTTAGCATAATCTTTTAAATTTTTTTTAAAAAACAATAATCTTATAAATAATAAAGAAGTAATATTATTATATTATAAAATTATATTTTATTGGAGGAAATACATGCTTCTATTAATAAGTCCTATAAATCGTGAAGAAGCTCTTGAATCTATTGAAGGTGGAGCAGATATTGTTGATGTGAAAAACCCTAAGGAAGGTTCACTAGGTGCAAACTTCCCATGGGTCATTAAAGAAATCAGAGAATTAACCCCTGAAGACAAGCTTGTAAGTGCTACTTTAGGTGATGTACCTTACAAACCAGGTACAGTTTCACTTGCAGCAATGGGTGCCCACGTTTCAGGTGCAGATTATATTAAAGTCGGATTATATGGAACAAAAGACCATGACGAAGCGGTTGAAGTTATGGAAAATGTCGTAAAAACTGTAAAAGATATCAGCGAAGATACAATTATTGTAGCCGCAGGCTATGCAGATGCTCACCGTGTAGGTGCAGTTGATCCTATGGAAATTCCAAAAGTTGCAAAAGATGCAGGATGCGACCTTGCCATGCTGGATACTGCAGTCAAAGACGGTCACACATTATTTGATTACTTAGATTTAGATAAACTAAAAGAATTTGTAGAAGAAGCTCACGGATACGGTTTAATGACCGCACTTGCAGGTTCCGTTAAAAAAGACCAGTTAAAACCTTTACATGATATCGGATGTGATGTTGTAGGTATCAGGGGAGCTGCATGTGTAGGCGGTGACAGAAATACCGGAAAAATCCACCATACCGCAGTAGCTGAGCTTAAAGAACTAATTGATTCATTTTAATCGGGTGTAATTATGTCATATTCAAAAAAAGTCCAAGAAGCAAGAATGTCTTATACTTTTGATGATTTTCTTTTAACTCCTAATGCAAGTTATGTGGAACCTAAAGACATTGATACCACTGTAGAACTTGGAAAAGGAATCAAGTTAAATATTCCTGTATTGAGTGCTGCAATGGATACAGTAACTGAAGCAGATCTTGCAATAGCAATGGCACAGCAAGGTGGTGTCGGAGTTATTCACAGAAACATCTCACTTGAAAGACAGGTAGAGGAAGTCAAAAAGGTAAAAAATGCAGAAGATTTAACAATTCGTGATGTTATAACCATTTCTCCAGATTCTACAGTTTCTGAAGCTCAGTCATTAATGAGAAATGAACTTATCAGTGGTTTACCTGTAGTTGACGGCGATAAAATTATGGGAATTATCTCAAAAAGGGATATCAGACCTTTCTTGAAATCTCAACCGTCAACAGCAATTAAGGACATCATGACTTCTGATGTGGTAACCGTTGAAGAAGGCGTTTCCGCTGAAGAGGCACTTAATATTGCCTATGAAAATAAGGTTGAAAGACTTCCTGTTGTCCGTGACGGCAAGCTTGTAGGAATCATTACAATCAAGGATATCCTTAACCAGGACCAGTATCCTAACGCTGCCCGTGACAAGGACGGAAACTTTTTAGTTGCTGCAGCATGCGGTCCATTTGACCTTGACAGGGCAATGGCTTTAGACCAGGCAGGTGCAGACATTGTTTCCATTGACTGTGCTCATGCTCACAACATGAATGTTGTTAAATTCACAGAAACCATTAAGGATAACATTGATGCTGAATTATGTGTAGGTAACATCGCTACTGCTCAGGCAGCTGAAGACTTGATATCCATGGGTGTAGATGCACTTAAAGTAGGTATCGGTCCGGGTTCAATGTGTACTACTCGTATTGTAGCAGGTGTAGGTGTACCTCAGCTCACTGCAATTTCAGATGTGGCTGATGCAGCTGCAGATACAGGAATTCCTGTAATTGCTGACGGAGGTATAAGATACTCAGGAGATGTTGCAAAAGCTATCGGTGCAGGTGCAGATGCAGTAATGCTTGGAAACTTGCTTGCAGCATCCTTGGAAGCTCCTGGTGAAATTGTTGTAATGAACGGTAAGCAATATAAGAAATACCGTGGAATGGGATCTATGGGCGCAATGACCAGTGAATATGATGGTGGAGCAGACAGATACTTCCAGGGCCAAAAAAGTAAAATGAACCATACTAAATATGTCCCTGAAGGAATTGAAGGTGCTGTACCATACAGAGGAACTATCGAAGAAATCCTCTTCCAGTTGGTCGGCGGTTTAAAATCATCCATGGGTTACTGCGGTGCAGAAGACATTGCAGCAATGAAAGAAAAAGCAAACTTTGTTAGGATTACAAGCAGTGGAATCAAGGAATCCCACCCTCATGACTTGTTAATCACTAATGAAAGTCCTAATTATCCAACTCTCGAATAGTTGGATATTATTTAATATTTTTTTTTGATGGGAATTTAAAATATTAGCATGAATATTTATAAGAAGGACTTGTTCTCATCAATGATTATATTTTATAATGGAAATTAATTTTTTCTTAAAATTACTAATTTTAAGCAAACCTTTAAATATTAGTTAATTCAATATTATCATATTAGATAATTTTATGATTATTTTATATAATCAGGTAAATTCAAGGAATTTACTATTTAATTAAATTTTATTATTTACGGAGAGATTATAAATGGCAAGAACTAAAAAAGTTGGTATTACAGGAAGGTTCGGTGCAAGATACGGAAGAAAAGCAAAAAGATCTGTTAAAATCATTGAAGAAAACATGAAAAAAAATCATGTTTGTCCTAAATGTGATAGACCATATGTAAAAAGACAAGCTGCTGGAATCTGGAAATGCAGAAAATGTGGTGCAGTATTCACCGGAGGAGCTTACGTTCCACAAACTCCTATGGCAAAATCTGCAGCACGCAGTATCAGAGACATTCGTGTGGAGGAATAGGCCTTGTATAGATGTCCACGTTGTGGAGCAGAAGTAGACCATAAGAGCTACATGGAAAATAAATGTCCTAAATGTAGATACAGGATTTTATTTAAAGAAGTTCCAGAAACCACTAGAATCATAAAAGCAAGATAATTCTTTGCTTTTACTATATTTTTTACTATTTTTGATTTAAATGTTAATTTCCACTTCTAGAAAACCTTCTCAAAAAACTAGAAAGTTTTGTAAAAATTTAGCACGCGTTACCGGTTCAACCTCTGTCAACAGGGGTAAAATGAATATGCGCGAACTTCTGTTGAAGGCGCTGGAACTTGAGGAAGTTAACCTGGCAGTCGTCAATGAGATTAAGGGAAATCCAAGTAAAATAACTTTTTATTCAAATAAAGGAGAAGTTTTGCTGACAATTCTTATCAGCATTTCACAGGATTCAGAAAAGCTCAACATTGCTCCATCAAAATTGAAAATAGTTTCAAAGGTAGAAGAGCTTAATGTGTTAAGCGATATTCTAGGCATTGAATTGGTGGACATAGCAGAGGATAATTTCATTCTAATTTCTTCTGATGAGAAATTAGCGGCTAAAATAAATTTCATTAATAAATTTGGAGATAAAATCAATTTCCAAATCAATGTTAAAAAGATTTTAGAGGATGTACATGATTGATGAAACACCTCTCGAATCTGTCAAAAGCAATATATCCATTGAGTTTGAAAATGAAGGTCAGGCCAAGATAATTTATGACGCTATTGTTTTAGAGTTCGAAACAGCTCCTGACTTCAGATCATCAATGACTATAGATGTGGATGGTTCAAATATACTGATTAACATTGATGCAGAGGATTCAACATCTTTCAGGGCATCTGTTAATTCAGCCATAAAATGGATAAAATTGGCATTAGAGATAAATAACTTGACAAACTTATAAATTAATAATTAGGTGATAATATGGAGATTCCTGAAAATATTCAAAATCAATTAAATCAGTTTCAACAATTACAGCAACAAGCTCAAGCTGTAACCATGCAAGTTCAGAATGTTGAAATCCAAATTCAAGAAACTGAAAAAGCTTTAGATGAACTTAAAAAATCCGATGAAAATACTGAAGTATTTAAACAAGCTGGAACTTTACTCATTAAAGTTGAATACGCAGATGCATTGTCCGAAATGGAAGACAAATTAGAAACTCTTCAGTTAAGAAAACAAACCATGTCTCGCCAGGAAGAAAGAGTCATGAAAAAACTTGAAGAAATGCAAGCAACCATTCAAAACGCAATGCAAGGTATGGGCCAATAGGCTTAATACTTTTTCTTTTTTTTATAGATTAACATGTCCAAACTTAAAAAATTATCTCAGGATGACCTGTCCAAAATTTCCGATGATTTCGGTGAAATCCTGGAAAGGGAAGTTTCTAAAAACATTTCAACAAAAGAAATTGAAGATTTGGATTTGGATATTACCATCAATTATGAAAACGACCAGCTTGATGTTGATGTTGATGTTGGAGTTATTTTCGATGAGCTTTCTGAAATCAGCCAGGACCAGATCATGAAATCCATTGATGAAGCTTATTTGAAGTTTGATTCTTATATTGATGAGAATTTCAGGGAATAATTATTTTTTTTAAATCCGTAAGTATTACTTATTATACTTTTTTTATTATATTAAGTATTACTTTTTTATAAAAAAGTATTTATAGTATAATTTCAATATAATTATTTGTGCAATGCGAGGTAAAAAATAAAGCCATATTGTTTGCATCAAAATTGAAAAAAGTTTGGAGTAATCTCAATAGCTTAGCAATATTAAGACAAACACGTAATACTATCTTTCAAATTCCCTCTTTTTGTTACTTCAAACTTACTTTTTTCAATTTAACTTTATCAAGCTAATTTTATTAAATTTTAAGATTTTTAATAGCCTAAAAATTCGGCGTTTTATGATTTTTTATTTTTTTTGAACATTAGTTTAATTAATTTTATTATTTTAATATGTAATACTAATTTTTGTTAATAAATTTAAAAATTATATATTCAAGTTTACTTTAATTTTTCTAAATTATAGTAACATTTATATAGGATGTAAATAAAATTAATATTTAGAGGTTCATAACACTTTTTGTTATTAATCAAAATTGATCATTATTTTTATATACTCGGAGAAGAGCCCAAACACCTTTGCTCTTCTCACCTCCTTAAGTTTTTAATACTTCTTTTGTCCAATTATTTAATATGATTAAAAAAATTCCAGTTATAGATTTAAAACAAGGCCAGGCCGTCAGCGGAAAATCAGGAATGAGAGACACATACACTCCATTAAGAACTGTTTTTGCACCATCAGCAAATCCCGTTGAAATAGCCCAGGGACTAAAGTTGAACGGTGCCGACGAGATGTATATAGCTGATTTGGACCTTATAGAATCACAGGGCCACAACATCAATGACATCAGGATGGTCAATACAATATTACCTGTTCTTTTTGACGGTGGAGTTAAAAACTGTGAATCATTCGAATTCTTCCTGGATTTCGCCTACAAAGTAATTGTTCCGACAGAAACTCTTGAAAGCATTGACGAGATGAAAAAGATATTCGAAAAATTCCCAAAAGAAAGAATTGTAATAAGCGTGGATGTAAAGGATGACGAGCTTCTCTCAAAACACATGGACCTGACACTGTCTGAATTTAAACAAATCATGATTGAACTTAATCCGAATGAAATAATCCTTCTGGATATAAGCGGTGTGGGCACAGAAAAGGGATACAATGAGAAACTCCTTGAAGAATTCAGCGAACTAAAAGACAAACTGATAATTGCAGGCGGTTTAAATAAAGATTCTTTGGTTGAATTGGAATCTCTGGGAATAAAAAAAGTACTGATAGGCACAAGCCTGCACTCAGGTGAAGTTAATCTTCTAGACTAAAGTGAAACAAGATGCAAATTGTATTCTAACTTAGTAAAGGTACACTAGTAATTGTGAAAATTTTAAATAAAAACTTAAAAAAAGTAATGGAATATCTCCATAAAAATAAATAAAACATTAACAGTTTCAAACAATCTAGACTAAAACACTTAAAACAAGGTACGGGAATATGCATGCAATTATGAATAATGCGATTCCTAATCCTAATTTTGGTTTATCTTCATCCAAAGCTCCGGATATTATCAGAATTATTGAAAAGAATCCGAAAACCACTGGTAAAATATGTGAAAATATTGTTGTTCCAACTATTGATGCCATTTTTTATCACTACTATAAATTTACATTTTTTAATTATATAAATCTAACTTAATTTTACTTTATTTTTTGTTATTTTTAAGTTTAATTAATTTTTTATATTATTTTTTGCAAATATTTATTTATGAGAATTGATACGCATCATCATCACAAAAAAGCCGGTGAAAATTTGGCATTTGTATTTTTCATCAATCTGACATTCAATATAATAGTCATACTTGGCGGTTTGGCAACAAACAGTATGGCAATTCTTGCAGATTGCATTCACGATTTGGCAGATACAATTTCCATAGCTTTTGCATGGATTCTTGAAAAGGTTTCCCAAAAGGATTCAACTGAAAAGTATTCTTACGGATACCAGAGGTTTTCCATACTCGGTGCAGTGGTAATTTCTGTTTTTGTTATTGTGATGGCATTTGTGATTTTGCAGGAAGCTATTCCTAGACTGTTTTCTCCGGAAGGTGTTGATGCTGAAGGAATGCTTGTTATAGCGGTAGTC carries:
- the rpl37A gene encoding 50S ribosomal protein L37Ae, giving the protein MARTKKVGITGRFGARYGRKAKRSVKIIEENMKKNHVCPKCDRPYVKRQAAGIWKCRKCGAVFTGGAYVPQTPMAKSAARSIRDIRVEE
- a CDS encoding prefoldin subunit beta; the encoded protein is MEIPENIQNQLNQFQQLQQQAQAVTMQVQNVEIQIQETEKALDELKKSDENTEVFKQAGTLLIKVEYADALSEMEDKLETLQLRKQTMSRQEERVMKKLEEMQATIQNAMQGMGQ
- a CDS encoding KEOPS complex subunit Pcc1, with product MIDETPLESVKSNISIEFENEGQAKIIYDAIVLEFETAPDFRSSMTIDVDGSNILINIDAEDSTSFRASVNSAIKWIKLALEINNLTNL
- a CDS encoding DNA-directed RNA polymerase subunit P — translated: MYRCPRCGAEVDHKSYMENKCPKCRYRILFKEVPETTRIIKAR
- a CDS encoding DUF3194 domain-containing protein, translated to MSKLKKLSQDDLSKISDDFGEILEREVSKNISTKEIEDLDLDITINYENDQLDVDVDVGVIFDELSEISQDQIMKSIDEAYLKFDSYIDENFRE
- a CDS encoding ribonucleotide-diphosphate reductase subunit beta; protein product: MNMRELLLKALELEEVNLAVVNEIKGNPSKITFYSNKGEVLLTILISISQDSEKLNIAPSKLKIVSKVEELNVLSDILGIELVDIAEDNFILISSDEKLAAKINFINKFGDKINFQINVKKILEDVHD
- the guaB gene encoding IMP dehydrogenase; this encodes MSYSKKVQEARMSYTFDDFLLTPNASYVEPKDIDTTVELGKGIKLNIPVLSAAMDTVTEADLAIAMAQQGGVGVIHRNISLERQVEEVKKVKNAEDLTIRDVITISPDSTVSEAQSLMRNELISGLPVVDGDKIMGIISKRDIRPFLKSQPSTAIKDIMTSDVVTVEEGVSAEEALNIAYENKVERLPVVRDGKLVGIITIKDILNQDQYPNAARDKDGNFLVAAACGPFDLDRAMALDQAGADIVSIDCAHAHNMNVVKFTETIKDNIDAELCVGNIATAQAAEDLISMGVDALKVGIGPGSMCTTRIVAGVGVPQLTAISDVADAAADTGIPVIADGGIRYSGDVAKAIGAGADAVMLGNLLAASLEAPGEIVVMNGKQYKKYRGMGSMGAMTSEYDGGADRYFQGQKSKMNHTKYVPEGIEGAVPYRGTIEEILFQLVGGLKSSMGYCGAEDIAAMKEKANFVRITSSGIKESHPHDLLITNESPNYPTLE
- a CDS encoding (5-formylfuran-3-yl)methyl phosphate synthase, whose amino-acid sequence is MLLLISPINREEALESIEGGADIVDVKNPKEGSLGANFPWVIKEIRELTPEDKLVSATLGDVPYKPGTVSLAAMGAHVSGADYIKVGLYGTKDHDEAVEVMENVVKTVKDISEDTIIVAAGYADAHRVGAVDPMEIPKVAKDAGCDLAMLDTAVKDGHTLFDYLDLDKLKEFVEEAHGYGLMTALAGSVKKDQLKPLHDIGCDVVGIRGAACVGGDRNTGKIHHTAVAELKELIDSF
- a CDS encoding HisA/HisF family protein; translated protein: MIKKIPVIDLKQGQAVSGKSGMRDTYTPLRTVFAPSANPVEIAQGLKLNGADEMYIADLDLIESQGHNINDIRMVNTILPVLFDGGVKNCESFEFFLDFAYKVIVPTETLESIDEMKKIFEKFPKERIVISVDVKDDELLSKHMDLTLSEFKQIMIELNPNEIILLDISGVGTEKGYNEKLLEEFSELKDKLIIAGGLNKDSLVELESLGIKKVLIGTSLHSGEVNLLD